GCTTCGAGAACGTGGAGTGGCTGAACTCGGTGAACACCGTGGTGCCGACGAATCTCTGGATCAAGCAGATGAACCGCAACCAGGCCGGCAACCGCACCACGCTGGAGGGCGTCGCCGAGGGCTTCCAGCCCATCAGCGACCTGATGAAGTCCATGGAGCAGAGCGGGCACTTCGGCGGCGTGCAGCTGGTCAAGGCCGAGCGCAACATGCTGGGCACACGCCCGATGATCTACTTCACGGTCTCCGCGGGCTGGGGCGCCGACGGTCCCCCGGCCACGCCGGCCCCAGCCCCCGAGGGTAAGTCATGAACCTTCAGGACCCCGTCATCCAGCGGCGCGCCTTCACGGTGCTGATCACGCTGCTGCTGGGCTACCTCTTCTTCGGCAGCACCCTGCTGCCCTTCACCTACCGGGTGAAGAAGGCGCAGATCGCGCGCGTGGACGCCGAGCTGGCCGAGCAGGAGCGCAAGCTGGAGATCGCCCGCGGCAAGGCGGGCCGGCTCGAGGTGCTGCAGGCCCGCATGAACGAGATGCAGGCCGACTGGACGCGTCTCGAGGCGCTCCTGCCGCGCACCGAGGAGATGCCCGAGTTCCTGAAGGAGATCGCGCGCCTGGCCAGCACGGTCGGCGTGAAGATCGACCTGCTCCAGCCCGGGCAGACGGTGCCGGGCGAGGGCGTGCTCACGCGTCCCATCGAGATGCGCGTGCACGGCGACTATCACAAGGTGGGGCGCTTCATCGCGCTGGTGGCCAACGCCTCGCGCGTCATCCGCACCGACGGGCTCACGATCCGCGGTCTGGACGACGCGTCCAAGAAGAAGAACGTCGAGGGCGACGCGAAGGACGGCAGCATCGAGGCCACCTTCCGCGCCACGCTCTACATGATGGAGGGCAGCAATGCGGTTCGCTGACGCGCGCCGGCGCTGGGCGCTCCTCGCCCTGCTCGCGCTGCTGACGGCGCAGGGCGCGATGGCCGCGGTGGGGGACGAACCCGCGCCGAAGGTCACCGAGCAGCGCCTCGAGCTGAGGACGATCACCTACCACGCCACGCTCTCGCGCGATCCCTTCGACCTGCCCGACTACACGGCGGGCTCGCAGACGTCCTCGCGCGAGCTGGACCTGCGCACCGCCGAGCTGGTGGGCGTGGTCAAGCTCCCCGGCGGCGACTACATCGCCCTGGTGGAGGACGCCAACGGCGACAGCTATGCCCTCTTCAAGGGCGACAACGTCCGGTCCGGGCGCGTCACCGCCATCAGCGACGCGGCCCTCACAGCCTGGATGCGCAACGGCGACTCGCGGCAGCAGATCCGCCTCGAGCTCGTCAAGGAAGGAGAGTGAGATGCTCGGCAAGACCCTGAGGATCGCCGCCCTGCTGGTGATTCTGGCCTGTAGCGGGCTGACGGCCCAGGCGGCCACGCTGCTCAACTCCCTGGTCTGGGAGGACGGCGTGCTGATCCTCGGCTTCGACGGCCCCTACGAGAGCCGCAGCATGGTGCTGGACGACCCCGACCGCATCGTCCTGGACTTCCCGGACGTGCGTTCCACCCTGGACGTGCAGGACTACGCCGGCAGCGGCGACCTGCAGGCGATCCGCGTCGGCCAGAACGAGCCGGACGAGCCCGGCGGGCTCAAGGCGCGCATCGTGCTGGACCTGAGCGCCCCGCACAACTTCCTCACCGAGGAGTCGGGCCGCTTCCTGCGGATCACGCTCGCCCCGTCCGGCCAGATGCCGGCGAGCCCGAGCGCGGGCGCCGTGATCGCCTCCGCGCCCAAGGCGGCGCCGAAGGCCGCGCCGGCCGACGAGGACGAGCTGCCCGTGGTGGCCGAGAGCGAGACGCTCCACGCGCCGCGCCCGGTGGCGGCGGCGAGCATGGGCGCGATGGACGCCCTGCCCGACGAGGCCCCCGCGGCCAAGGCCAAGGCCACGAAGCCCGACCTCGACGGCGAGGACCGCGCGCCCTTCGACTGGGAGCAGGCCGACAAGGCGAAGGCCGCGTCCGCGCCGGCGGCCAGCGGCGACGCGGCCAGCGAGTTCGCGCGGCTCTCCGGCGGCGGCAGCGCGTCCAGCGCGGGCGCCGCGGTGAGCGCTGCGAAGAATGCCGCGGCCAAGCTGGAGCAGCGGCAGGCCGAGGCGGAGGCCGTCTTCTACGGCGATCCGTTCGAGACGCCCGAGGCGGCGAGCTCCACGAGCGAGGTCGAGAGCGCGCCCAGGTCCGTGGCCGTCGTGAAGGCCCAGGCGCCCGTCGCCAAGAGCCAGAGTCAGGCCGCGCCCGTGGGCAAGCCCGTGGTGATGGCGGCCGCGACCGGCGGTGCCGTGGGCATGGCCGCGGCGAGCGAGACGGCGGCGCAGCCGAGCGCGCCCTCGTCCTCGGGCGCCCCGGTCAAGACCGCGCCCGTGGTGAAGTTCGATCGCGGGACGCAGCAGACCGCCGCCGAGGCGGCGCCGATGCAGGTGGCCGACGCGAGCGCGGCGATCGCGAAGCGCGAGCCGGTGCAGGTCGCGCAGGCGGCCCCGGCCGCGCAGCCCAAGGCCGCGCCCGCCGCGAAGACCAGCGCCAGCCTGATGGCCGGCCACGGCGCGGTCAAGCCCGACGACGCGCCCATCACGCTCGAGATGCGCGGCGCCGAGTTCCGCACCGTGCTGCGCGCCTTCTCCGAGTTCGCCAACGTGAACATCGTGGCGGGACAGGAGGTCAAGAGCAAGGTGTCCGTCACGCTGGACGACGTGCCCTGGCGCGAGGCCCTGGCCGCCGTCTGCAGCGCGAACGGCTACGCGGTGCGCGAGGAGCACGGCGTGCTGCGCGTGGCGCCCCGCGGCAGCCTGCTGCAGGAGGACATGGAGATGCTCACCGCCGAGAAGAAGCGGCAGGAGTACCGTCCCCTGGAGACCCGCGTGATCAACCTGTCCTACGCCGTGGCGGAGGAGATGACCGAGCCCCTGAGCAAGATGCTCACGGAGCGCGGCAAGATGGACGTGGACGAGCGCACGAACAGCCTGCTCATCACCGACCTGCCCGAGACCGTCGCGCAGGTGGCCGAGCTGGCCATGCGCCTCGACCAGCTGATGCCGCAGGTGGAGATCACCGCGCGGATCGTCGATCTGGACTACCGCGCGAGCCGCGACCTGGGCATCGACTGGAACGCCCTCAACGTGGTCAACCCGGACGCGGGGATCGTCGGCAACGCGAGCGTGACTCAGACCTTCCCGGAGCCCGCCGGCCAGGTGCAGGTCGCCTCGGTGCGCAGCTGGGGTGAGCTCAACGTCACCCTGCAGGCCCTGGAGCAGGAGAACAAGGCGAACATCATCAGCACGCCGCGCGTGACGACCATGGACAACCGCGAGGCGAACATCCTCGTGGGCAAGAAGATCCCGCTCATCGTCGCGGACGAGGCCGGCAACGCCATCACGCAGCTCACCACCATCGGCATCAAGATGGTCGTGACCCCGCACATCAACCCCGACGGCAAGATCATGATGCAGGTGCTCACCGAGGTGAGCGACCTGGCCAGCGAGGCGACGGTGCAGGGCGGCGTGATCATCACCACGAGCGAGAGCAAGACGAACGTGATGGTGGACAACGGCTCCACGGCCGTGATCGCGGGCCTGATCAAGTCGAGCGAGAGCACCCTGGAGAACGGCGTGCCCTTCCTGGGCAAGCTGCCGATCCTGGGCCGCCTCTTCGGCTACAGCAACAACACCGACAGCAAGCGCGAGCTGATCATCTTCATCACGCCGCGGATCGTGCAGCCGGGCAACTCGGACACCGAGGCCGACCTGCGCGACCAGGGCTACACGCTTCCTCTGGGCGGCTAGCGCCGCCGTTCGGGCGAACCCGGCTCCCGCCTTGCGGGGCCGGGTTTTTCTATGCCTGGACCCGCGGGCTTGCTAGGCTCGGCGCGTCTCCAGCCGAGGACGTTCCATGCGCCACCTGCAGCTGCTCACCGCGGGCGAGTCCCACGGCCCCGGTCTCACGGCGATTCTCGAAGGCCTGCCCATGGGCCTCAAGGTCGATCCCGTCCGTCTGAACGCGCAACTCGCACGCCGTCAGGAGGGCTACGGCCGCGGGGGCCGCATGAAGATCGAGAAGGACCAGGTCCGCGTGACCGGCGGCCTCCGCCGCGGCGTGACCCTGGGCAGTCCGCTGGCGCTCTGGGTGGAGAACCTGGACTTCGCCAACTGGGAGCGGAGCATGCACCCGGAGCCGCGGCGCGGAAGCAAGGCGCCGAAGCCGGTCACCCAGCCGCGGCCGGGCCACGCCGACCTGGCCGGCGTCCTCAAGACGGGCACCGGCGACATCCGAAACGTGCTGGAGCGCGCCAGCGCGCGCGAGACGGCCGCGCGGGTGGCGGCCGGGAGCGTCTGCCGCCTGCTGCTGGAGGAGCTGGGGGTGATGGTCTTCAGCCACGTGCTGTCCATCGGCGGGGTCAAGGCGCAGGTCGACTACGGCGACCTGGCCGCCCTGGCCGAGGCGGCGGCCGCCAACGATCTCCACGTGGCCGACGGCGACGCCTACGCGCGCATGGTGCGCACGATCAAGGCCGTCTGGAAGGACGGCGACACGCTCGGCGGCGTGGCCGAGGTGGTGGTGACGGGGCTGCCGGCGGGGCTGGGCAGCTACGTCCACTGGGAGCGGCGGCTGGACGCGCGGCTGGGCGAGGCGATCCTGTCCATCCCCGCCGTGAAGGGCATGGAGATCGGCCCGGCCTTCGAGAACGCCCAGATGCGCGGCAGCCGCGTGATGGACGTGATACTGCCCGCCAAGGCCGCCGCCACGGGTCTGCGCTACGCGCGGGGCTCGAATCGCATGGGGGGGCTCGAGGGCGGCATGACCAACGGCGAGCCGCTGCTCGTGCGCGGCGCCATGAAGCCGATCTCGACCTTGATGCAGCCGCTGGACAGCGTCGACATCGCCACCGGCCGCGCGGTGAAGGCCGTGCGCGAGCGCAGCGACTGCACCGCCGTTGCCGCCATGGGCGTCGTGATGGAAGCCATGTGCGCGCTCGTGTTGGCCGACGCCGTCCTCGACGAGTTCCGCGCGGACACCCTGCGCGACCTCAAGCAGGCCTGGCGACTCTACCGCCGGCAGCAGACCCGGCGCTGACGCCGTGCGCATCCACCTGCTGGGCTTCATGGCCGCGGGCAAGAGCAGCCTGGGACCCGCGATCGCGCGCCGCGGCGGACTGCCCTTCCTCGACCTGGACCAGGAGGTGGAGCGGCGCAGCGGACTGACCGTCCCCGATCTCTTCGCGCTCGTGGGGGAGCGCGCCTTCCGCGAGGAGGAGCACGCCGCACTGCGTGCGCTGGAGGGCCGGCGCGACCTCGTGCTGGCCACCGGCGGCGGCGCGGTGGAGGACCCGTCGAACCGCGCGCTGCTGGGCGCGGGCTTCTGCGTCTACCTGGACTGGGAGTGGCCGCTGCTCGCCGCGCGGATCCTGGCGCGGCCCGCCAGCCGGCCGCTGGCGGCGGGTGGCGAGACGGCGCTGCGCGAGCGCTGGGAGCGCCGGGTGCCGCTCTACCGGGGGCTGGCGCGGCTCGTCCTGCCGCTGGGGTCCCGCGAGGCGGAGATGGACCGGCGCCGCTTGCGCGAGCAGCTGAGCCGCCGTATCCTCGCCGCCGCCCGCGCGGCCGAGGGGGAGGAGGCGCCGCCGTGCGCGTGATCGCCGGGCGCTTCAAGGGACGCCGTCTGGCCCCCGCGCCGCCGGGCGTGCGCCCCACGAGCGACCGCGTGCGCGAACGGCTCTTCGCGGTGCTGGAGCCCGCGCTCGCCGGCGTCCGCGTGCTGGATCTCTGCTGCGGCACCGGCGCGCTGGGCATCGAGGCGCTGAGCCGGGGCGCGGCGGCGGCGCTCTTCGTGGACCGCTCCGCGCCCAGCCTGGCCGTGCTCGAGCGCAACCTGGCGCCGCTGCGGGCGGCCGCGCCGGAGCTCGCGATGGCGGTGCGGCGGGCCGAGGCCGTGGACTTCGTCCGGCGCCAGTGGCCGTCGCCGGCGCCGGGGCTGGTCTTCCTCGACCCGCCCTACGGCGAGCCCCTGGGACCCGCGCTGCTGGCGGCGCTGGCCGAGCGGCGGCCGGCGCGGGTCGTCTACGAGAGCGAGGACCGGGACGTGGACGCGCCCGCGGGCCTCGTCATCGAGCGCGTGCTGCGCTTCGGCGACACGCGCGTCACCCTGCTGCGAGGAGGCGAGGCGCCATGACACCCACCCCGGCCGTCCGACGCTGGCTCTACCCCGGCACCTTCGACCCGCCGACGCTGGGGCATCTCGACCTGATCCAGCGCGCGCTGCCCCTCTGCGACGATCTCGTGGTGGCGGTGGCGGAAAACCGCGAAAAGCGTACCTTGCTACCGTTGGCCGACCGCCTCGCGCTCATGGAGACGGTGACGGCCACGATGGACGGCCTGCGCGTCCTGAGCTTCGACACCCTGCTCACCGAGCAGGTGCGCACGCTGAAGGTGAACGCCGTCCTCCGTGGCGTGCGCGCGTTCAGCGACTTCGAATACGAACTGGTGATGGCCCTGACCAACCGCAAGCTGCTGCCGACCTTCGAGACGATCTTCATGATGCCCAGCGAGCCCTTCCTCTCCGTGAGCAGCTCCCTGGTGAAGGAGATCTTCCGCTACGGCGGCGACGTGTCGGCCTTCGTGCCGCCGGCGGTGCTGGCTCGGCTGCAGGCGCTGGGGACGTCGTCCGACTGAGACGGCCGTGACCGGAGGAGGAGCCATGGAGCGCTTCAGTGACAAGTTGAACAGCATCGGCCGCGCGGTGGAGCCGTCCAAGACCCTGGCGGTCACGGCGCTGGCCGCCCGGCTGAAGAGCGAGGGACGCGACATCATCTCGCTCACCGCCGGCGAGCCGGACTTCCGCACGCCCGCGCCGGTGGCCGAGGCCGGGATCGCGGCGATCCGCACCGGGGCCACGCGCTACACCGCGGCGGCGGGCGAGCCGGCGCTGCGCAAGGCGATCGCGGAGTTCTACGCCCAGCGCCTCGGCTTGCCGCTGGCGGCGGAGAACGTCTGCGTGTCCAGCGGCGCGAAGCCGCTGCTCTACTACCTCATGTGCATCCTGCTGGAGCCGGGGGACGAGGTGCTCTTCCCCGTGCCCTACTGGGTGAGCTACGCCGCCATGGTGACGATGAAGGGCGGCGTGCCGGTGGCCGTGCCCACCGACTACGC
Above is a genomic segment from Candidatus Latescibacterota bacterium containing:
- a CDS encoding AMIN domain-containing protein — its product is MLGKTLRIAALLVILACSGLTAQAATLLNSLVWEDGVLILGFDGPYESRSMVLDDPDRIVLDFPDVRSTLDVQDYAGSGDLQAIRVGQNEPDEPGGLKARIVLDLSAPHNFLTEESGRFLRITLAPSGQMPASPSAGAVIASAPKAAPKAAPADEDELPVVAESETLHAPRPVAAASMGAMDALPDEAPAAKAKATKPDLDGEDRAPFDWEQADKAKAASAPAASGDAASEFARLSGGGSASSAGAAVSAAKNAAAKLEQRQAEAEAVFYGDPFETPEAASSTSEVESAPRSVAVVKAQAPVAKSQSQAAPVGKPVVMAAATGGAVGMAAASETAAQPSAPSSSGAPVKTAPVVKFDRGTQQTAAEAAPMQVADASAAIAKREPVQVAQAAPAAQPKAAPAAKTSASLMAGHGAVKPDDAPITLEMRGAEFRTVLRAFSEFANVNIVAGQEVKSKVSVTLDDVPWREALAAVCSANGYAVREEHGVLRVAPRGSLLQEDMEMLTAEKKRQEYRPLETRVINLSYAVAEEMTEPLSKMLTERGKMDVDERTNSLLITDLPETVAQVAELAMRLDQLMPQVEITARIVDLDYRASRDLGIDWNALNVVNPDAGIVGNASVTQTFPEPAGQVQVASVRSWGELNVTLQALEQENKANIISTPRVTTMDNREANILVGKKIPLIVADEAGNAITQLTTIGIKMVVTPHINPDGKIMMQVLTEVSDLASEATVQGGVIITTSESKTNVMVDNGSTAVIAGLIKSSESTLENGVPFLGKLPILGRLFGYSNNTDSKRELIIFITPRIVQPGNSDTEADLRDQGYTLPLGG
- a CDS encoding shikimate kinase, which encodes MRIHLLGFMAAGKSSLGPAIARRGGLPFLDLDQEVERRSGLTVPDLFALVGERAFREEEHAALRALEGRRDLVLATGGGAVEDPSNRALLGAGFCVYLDWEWPLLAARILARPASRPLAAGGETALRERWERRVPLYRGLARLVLPLGSREAEMDRRRLREQLSRRILAAARAAEGEEAPPCA
- a CDS encoding PilN domain-containing protein translates to MIRINLLPYEDRPRPRTLPLPDRVSLIVYAAAALIVAAGVYTFFSQGHTMRSLESKRVELNAEQERLERQTRAIEQLETQSALLSERLDLLRQLEVHRFENVEWLNSVNTVVPTNLWIKQMNRNQAGNRTTLEGVAEGFQPISDLMKSMEQSGHFGGVQLVKAERNMLGTRPMIYFTVSAGWGADGPPATPAPAPEGKS
- the coaD gene encoding pantetheine-phosphate adenylyltransferase, yielding MTPTPAVRRWLYPGTFDPPTLGHLDLIQRALPLCDDLVVAVAENREKRTLLPLADRLALMETVTATMDGLRVLSFDTLLTEQVRTLKVNAVLRGVRAFSDFEYELVMALTNRKLLPTFETIFMMPSEPFLSVSSSLVKEIFRYGGDVSAFVPPAVLARLQALGTSSD
- the aroC gene encoding chorismate synthase translates to MQLLTAGESHGPGLTAILEGLPMGLKVDPVRLNAQLARRQEGYGRGGRMKIEKDQVRVTGGLRRGVTLGSPLALWVENLDFANWERSMHPEPRRGSKAPKPVTQPRPGHADLAGVLKTGTGDIRNVLERASARETAARVAAGSVCRLLLEELGVMVFSHVLSIGGVKAQVDYGDLAALAEAAAANDLHVADGDAYARMVRTIKAVWKDGDTLGGVAEVVVTGLPAGLGSYVHWERRLDARLGEAILSIPAVKGMEIGPAFENAQMRGSRVMDVILPAKAAATGLRYARGSNRMGGLEGGMTNGEPLLVRGAMKPISTLMQPLDSVDIATGRAVKAVRERSDCTAVAAMGVVMEAMCALVLADAVLDEFRADTLRDLKQAWRLYRRQQTRR
- a CDS encoding RsmD family RNA methyltransferase is translated as MRVIAGRFKGRRLAPAPPGVRPTSDRVRERLFAVLEPALAGVRVLDLCCGTGALGIEALSRGAAAALFVDRSAPSLAVLERNLAPLRAAAPELAMAVRRAEAVDFVRRQWPSPAPGLVFLDPPYGEPLGPALLAALAERRPARVVYESEDRDVDAPAGLVIERVLRFGDTRVTLLRGGEAP
- the pilO gene encoding type 4a pilus biogenesis protein PilO, whose amino-acid sequence is MNLQDPVIQRRAFTVLITLLLGYLFFGSTLLPFTYRVKKAQIARVDAELAEQERKLEIARGKAGRLEVLQARMNEMQADWTRLEALLPRTEEMPEFLKEIARLASTVGVKIDLLQPGQTVPGEGVLTRPIEMRVHGDYHKVGRFIALVANASRVIRTDGLTIRGLDDASKKKNVEGDAKDGSIEATFRATLYMMEGSNAVR